A window of Primulina huaijiensis isolate GDHJ02 chromosome 9, ASM1229523v2, whole genome shotgun sequence contains these coding sequences:
- the LOC140985266 gene encoding protein CURVATURE THYLAKOID 1A, chloroplastic-like, giving the protein MAAAASNSLAVAATVFMQRIPATNRAVVFSPLPVRPSLCSATFKQLKEKGRSSQLIVKASSSEESSLDVNELFTDLKEKWDGLENKSTVLLYGGGAVVGVWLASIVVSAVNSVPLLPKIMELVGLGYTGWFVYRYLLFKSSRKELVTDIEELKKKVSGAE; this is encoded by the exons ATGGCAGCGGCAGCTTCCAATTCTTTGGCGGTGGCGGCCACCGTCTTCATGCAACGCATCCCGGCCACCAACAGGGCCGTCGTCTTCTCTCCCTTGCCCGTCCGTCCATCCCTTTGCTCGGCTACATTCAAGCAACTCAAAG AGAAGGGGAGGTCTTCTCAGCTGATTGTGAAGGCATCTTCGTCGGAGGAAAGTTCACTCGATGTCAATGAATTGTTCACAGACCTTAAGGAGAAG TGGGATGGCCTCGAAAACAAGTCTACAGTACTACTTTATGGAGGTGGTGCAGTTGTAGGCGTTTGGTTGGCCTCTATTGTTGTGAGTGCTGTTAATTCGGTGCCTCTG CTTCCAAAGATCATGGAATTGGTAGGTCTTGGATATACTGGATGGTTCGTGTACCGTTACCTTCTTTTCAAG TCAAGTAGAAAAGAACTTGTCACAGACATCGAGGAGTTAAAGAAGAAGGTTTCTGGAGCCGAATGA